ACACGTTTATTTCTGTACATCTCGGGATCGCGAATCATATAAGCCACACCATGATCTTCGTAATTCGCTAAATTTGGGATAGGGGGTTTTCTAGGTTCAAAACTACCTAAACCACCTGCAATGGCAACAATGGGTGCGTGGTGCTGTGTTCCTTTGTTGGTGGTCACTATAAAACTACCATCATCTTGCTTTTCTATAGTTTCTGCCCTTTCCCCTAAGGTAAATCCAGGTTGAAATGGCGCTATTTGTTTCATGAGGTTATCTACAAGATCTCCAGCCAAGATTTCTGGAAATGCCGGAATATCATAAATTGGCTTTTTAGGGTAGATTTCTGAACACTGTCCACCAGGTTGTGGGAGCGCGTCAATGAGATGGCATTTAAGTTTCAGCAGACCTGCTTCAAAAACAGTAAAAAGTCCTGTGGGGCCCGCACCAATAATTAGGATGTCGGTTTTTATCATACGAACATTAAGCTACTACATTAATCACTTGTTGAATTTCGGGTGCATGCTTTTTGATGGTCATTTCTACACCGCTCTTTAGCGTCATCTGATTCACAGAACACCCAACACAAGCCCCTTGCAATTGCACATGAACAATTGTGTTATCTTCTATTGAAATAAGGGAAATATCCCCCCCATCACTTTGTAGAAAAGGGCGAATTTCTTCTAGGGCTGTTTCAACTTTATGTTTTAGACTACCTTCCATTGTTATTTTTTTACTGCACTACATCCGGCCATTGTAGTTATTTTTATTGCCTCTGTAGGCGGTAATGAATCGTTTCTTTTTACCGTTTCTGAAACAACATTTTTGGTGATTTCTTCAAATGCAGCTTCAATAGGTGTTGCAGTTTGAAGAGCCGCTGGTCTTCCAATATCTCCAGCTTCACGAATACTTTGTACCAATGGCACTTCTCCTAAAAACGGAATTTCTAAATCTTCCGCAAGATTTTTAGCGCCACCATTTCCGAAGATATAATATTTATTATCGGGTAACTCGGCTGGCGTGAAATAAGACATGTTTTCAATAACTCCTAGCACAGGCACCTGAATATTCTCTTGTTGAAACATGGCTACACCTTTTCTGGCATCGGCCAAAGCAACTGTCTGCGGTGTACTAACCACAACTGCACCAGTAATAGGCAACGACTGCATGATGCTTAAATGAATATCTCCTGTTCCCGGAGGTAAGTCTAATAACATAAAATCTAATTCACCCCACGCCGCATCAAAAATAAGCTGATTTAATGCCTTGGCAGCCATAGGACCTCGCCAGATTACTGCCTGATTAGGCTTGGTAAAGAAGCCAATAGAAAGCACTTTTACTCCATGGCTCTCTACAGGTTTCATTTTGCTTTTACCGTCTACATTTACAGAAAGTGGGCGTTCATTAAAAACATCAAACATCAACGGAATTGAAGGTCCGTAGATATCTGCATCTAAAACACCAACTTTAAATCCCATTTTGGCCAACGTTACGGCTAAATTTGCAGTTACGGTAGACTTTCCAACGCCACCTTTACCAGATGCCACTGCAACAATATTTTTTATCCCCGGAATTGCTTTTCCCTTAATAAGGTTAGCATTTTCTTTTGTAGGAGCCTCTACTTTAATATTCACTTTCACTTGGGCATCTTTAGAAACCCGCTCCTGTATGGTCTTAATTATATCTTTCTCTGCTCGCTTTTTGATATGCATAGCAGGGGTCGTCATTTTAATATCAACGATTACCTCATCTGCAAATGTAATTACATTAAGCACAGCTCCACTCTCTACCATATTTGCTCCCTCACCTGCCAGCGAAATAGTTTCAAGTGCCTTTAAAATATCTTGTTTATTGAACTTCATTATTAAGATTGATTCTAGACTACAAATATACGGCGCAAGACTCAGATTAGAAAAAAGATACATTAAAATGATTCTAAGTAAAAAGGATTCTAACAAACTTTAATTAACCTGTAAGTTTTCGTGAAAAAATTAGCGTAATAAACCAACAAGAATGAACTTATTCAGACAGTTCTTTCATAGGATCCCAGAAGAGCGAATCGAAGTTTTGGATTTGGTTTTCAATGACTTCTATACCTTCATTTTCTAGCAGTTGCTGCATTAGGTTGGTACCGCTAAAGTGATGTTTCCCAGTGAGTAATCCTTTTCTATTTACAACACGGTGTGCGGGCACGTCTGGGTGCTTTCCTGAGGCGTTCATCGCCCAACCTACCATACGCGCACTTCCAGCTGCGCCTAAATACTTTGCAATGGCGCCATAACTCGTCACTCTTCCATAAGGAATTAATGATGCAACCTGATAAACCTTATCAAAAAAACCGCTTTCTGCCATCTAAAAGCTATTGAAGATTTTAAAAAATGTGATTACAGAAATAATAGCCGTTATACCGCCAATGATATAATTCATATTAATTCCTTTTTTCTTAGGCTGCTCCTTTTTCCGAAAAAACCATACATAAATGGCCAACATGGCAAAAGTTCCTATTCCTGAAGCTAACACTGTAGCCAGCAACTCTAGCTGATTAAAACTAAACCAGCCAAAACCAGCAAACGTAATGCTAACGTACAGCCAATACGGCAACGGGAGTAAGTTTAACAACGCCAACAACATTCCTGAAAAAAAGCGATTTGTTTTAGACCGTTCTATCCCCTCAGGTATTTGACGTCTTGTGTCTTTAGCTATAAAGAAAAAATATACAGTGAGACAAATAAAGATTCCAAGACCCACCTGCTGAAGGATAGTTACATATTCTGGATGCATATCTAAAATACGTGCAAACACAAGGGCGATATAGGTCTGTAACATTACGGTGATACAGACACCCAATGAAAACATCAGTCCGCGTTTTCTGCCTTCTTTCATGCTAATTTTAGCAGCATATAAATTGAGTAACCCTGGCGGAATTACACCAATAAGAGCAGCAAAAAAGCCAATTACAAAATTTAGCAATACAGACATTCAGGTTAGTTTGTCTTGTGAATATACATAAATTATTCAGTTCGAAATGTAAACCGAATATAGGTAATCTTCTTATCGACCTCCAGATACTGATTTTCATAAAATGTCTGAATAGACGTTACTTCCTCGGGCGCATGCGGATTCCCATATACGTCGTGATGCGCATATTCTATGGTTTCGTCTAAGCCGTGTAGAAGTCCTAGCGTATACCCATGCATAAATTCGCTATCGGTTTTTAAGTGAACTAAACCACTCGGACGCAGAATCTGTTTGTATTTTTCAAGAAATTCTTGGTTGGTTAAGCGATGTTTGGTACGCTTGTATTTAATCTGCGGATCAGGAAATGTTATCCAAATTTCATCCACTTCATTTTCAGCAAACAAATAATCTACCAATTCTATTTGCGTACGCAAGAACCCTACGTTGTCTAATTTTTCTTCTAACGCTGTTTTGGCTCCTCTCCAAAAACGAGCTCCTTTAATATCAATTCCTAAAAAATTTTTGTCTGGATATTTGCGAGCCAAGTTCACAGAATATTCTCCCTTGCCACACCCTAGCTCTAACACAAGCGGTTGTTCATTTCTAAAGAAATCTCTCTTCCAATTTCCTTTTAGTGCAAAGGCAGCTTCTGTTACTTCTTCACGTGTGGGCTGCACCACATTGGCAAATGTTTCGTTTTCTCTAAAGCGTTTCAGTTTATTTTTGCTTCCCACAAGGTTGTTTTTAAAGTAATGGCTTAGTAATTTGGTAAAATTAAGGAAATATAAGCTCTCATTATTATATATACTTTTGTTAATTATATAGATAAACTATAAACAACACCTTTTACCTCTGAAAAACAAAAAAACAATCTTAGTGGCTCCATTGCATTGGGGATTAGGTCATGCTACCCGGTGCATACCAATAATAAGATCTTTGCTAAAAAACAACTACCATGTACTATTGGCTAGTGATGGTGCGGCACTGCTATTTTTACAGAAGGAGTTTCCTAATTTAGAGAGTATTACCCTTCCTGGATACAATATTACCTACACTAAAAAGGGGAAATGGTTGAAGTGGAAATTACTTCGGAAACTTCCTCACATTAAAAAAACGTTGCAGGCAGAAAAAAAACTGATTGAAAAACTAGTTAACGAGCATCGTATTGATGGTATTATTAGTGACAATCGACTAGGAGTGTACAGTAATAAAATTCCTTCTGTTTTTATAACGCATCAACTTAATGTATTGTCCGGAAGCACATCTATGGTAAGCAGTAAAATGCATCAAAATATTATTGCCAACTACCAAGAGTGTTGGGTGCCCGATGTTGCTGGCCCTATGAATTTAAGTGGTAAGTTAGGTCATTTGCCACATACTACATTACCAATAAAATATATTGGCCCCCTTAGCAGAATGAAACCCCAAACCTTACCAATAATGTACGATGTACTTTGTTTAATTTCTGGCCCCGAACCACAGCGCAGCATACTGGAAGAGAAATTAATAAATGTATTTACGAACTCTAAAAAGAAGGTAGCATTGGTACAAGGTGTCATAGAAGATCAGCCAAGCAAACGAACACACCAAAATATCACGATATTTAACTACCTCGAAACCCAAGGACTCGAAAAATTAATTAATCAGAGTCAACTTGTTGTTTCACGTTCTGGCTATACCACACTAATGGATTTGGCAGTGTTGCAAAAACCTGCCTTCTTTATCCCAACCCCAGGGCAATATGAGCAAGAATATTTAGCTAAAAGATTAAAGGAACAAGGTTCGGTGCCGAGCTGTAAACAAGAAAAATTTACAGAACTAAAGCTTCAGAAGGTGGGAGTATATACTGGGTTGAAAAAATTCGTTTCGCAAGAAGAGTATGGACATTTATTTGGCCTTTTCGAGCGTGAATGAGAATTCTGAACCAATTCCTAATTGACTTTCCACATAAATTTTTTCGTTGTGCGCTTCTACTATGTGTTTAACTATTGAAAGCCCTAACCCGCTACCACCTTCTTTTCTATTTCCACTTTTATCTACTCTAAAGAATCGTTCAAACAACCTAGGTAGATGATCATTTGAAACACCTTCGCCATTATCTGTAATACGAATAATCACTTTATTATGGATAAATTCTTCAATACTTACTTCTGTAGTGCCACCTTCAACACCGTATTTTATAGAGTTAACCAATAGGTTGCTTAACACTTGCTGCAAGCGTTCTCTATCACCCAAAACCATGATATCATTATTGTAAGTCATATCGAATGTAAGTGCAATATTTCTCTTTGCAGCTTTCATTTCAAGCAAATCGAAAACATTTTGAATAAGTTCAATAATATCAAAAGCTTCTTTCTGAAGATTTAAATCGCCTACCTCAAGTTTGGTAATCATGTCTAAATCTTTAATAATATAAATAAGACGTTCTACACCCTTATTTGCTCGTTGCAAATATTTTTTACGAACCGACTTATCTTTCATAGCCCCATCTATAAGGGTTAAAATATAGCCTTGCACCATAAACAATGGTGTTTTTAACTCGTGCGAAATATTTCCCAGAAATTCTCTTCGGTAGTTTTCTCGAATTTTAAGTGATTCTATTTCAAGTTTTTTGTCTTCAGCGAAACGTTCTACTTCTTTACGTAGCGTCTCCATATCTGTGGTAACACGCTTTGGAGAAAAGGTAGCAGCATCTAGTAACTGTACGTCTTCGTATATTTTTACAACTCGTTTGTAGATAAATTTTTGAACCCGATATTGTATGATAAAGAATGAAAGTACGTAGCAGATTGCAGCAAACAAAAATAGATGCCAAAAGTTAAGTATTCCTTCTAGATAAAAAAAAACACCCATTAAGAGTGTTAAAAATAGGGTTAGAAGTGTAGAAGTATACGCTGCAAACTTGTATGTTTTTCTGAAAGGTCCCTGCACTATGTTACAAATTTATACCCCACGCCTTTAACAGTTTTAAATTTTTCATCCCCTAGTTTTTCGCGAAGTTTTCTAATGTGCACATCTATTGTGCGCCCACCAACAACAACTTCGTTACCCCAGACGCGATCTAGAATATCTTCTCGTTTAAAAACTTTTCCAGGCTTTGAAGCTAACAAAGCTAATAATTCAAATTCTTTTCTAGGCAAAATAATTTCTTCCTTTCCAAGAACTACTTTATACTCTTCTCTATTTATTATGAGATTTCCAAGTTTTATCTTGCTGTCTACATCGGTAGATTCTTTAAACCTACGTAACAACGCCTTAACTTTACTCAGCAAAACTTTTGGCTTTACAGGCTTGGTAATATAATCGTCTGCGCCTGCCTCAAAACCTGCAACTTGAGAATAATCTTCTCCTCGAGCCGTAAAAAAAGTAATTATGGTATCCTTTAAATCGGGCATTCCTCTCAGCTTTTCACAAGCTTCAATACCATCCATACCTGGCATCATTACATCTAAAATAATTAAATGTGGCTTTACTTTTTTTGCCTTTTCTAAAGCCGCGATTCCATTTTCTGCGGTGCTAATTTGATACCC
This Rasiella rasia DNA region includes the following protein-coding sequences:
- a CDS encoding NifU family protein, which translates into the protein MEGSLKHKVETALEEIRPFLQSDGGDISLISIEDNTIVHVQLQGACVGCSVNQMTLKSGVEMTIKKHAPEIQQVINVVA
- a CDS encoding Mrp/NBP35 family ATP-binding protein, giving the protein MKFNKQDILKALETISLAGEGANMVESGAVLNVITFADEVIVDIKMTTPAMHIKKRAEKDIIKTIQERVSKDAQVKVNIKVEAPTKENANLIKGKAIPGIKNIVAVASGKGGVGKSTVTANLAVTLAKMGFKVGVLDADIYGPSIPLMFDVFNERPLSVNVDGKSKMKPVESHGVKVLSIGFFTKPNQAVIWRGPMAAKALNQLIFDAAWGELDFMLLDLPPGTGDIHLSIMQSLPITGAVVVSTPQTVALADARKGVAMFQQENIQVPVLGVIENMSYFTPAELPDNKYYIFGNGGAKNLAEDLEIPFLGEVPLVQSIREAGDIGRPAALQTATPIEAAFEEITKNVVSETVKRNDSLPPTEAIKITTMAGCSAVKK
- a CDS encoding MGMT family protein, which gives rise to MAESGFFDKVYQVASLIPYGRVTSYGAIAKYLGAAGSARMVGWAMNASGKHPDVPAHRVVNRKGLLTGKHHFSGTNLMQQLLENEGIEVIENQIQNFDSLFWDPMKELSE
- a CDS encoding LysE family transporter, whose amino-acid sequence is MSVLLNFVIGFFAALIGVIPPGLLNLYAAKISMKEGRKRGLMFSLGVCITVMLQTYIALVFARILDMHPEYVTILQQVGLGIFICLTVYFFFIAKDTRRQIPEGIERSKTNRFFSGMLLALLNLLPLPYWLYVSITFAGFGWFSFNQLELLATVLASGIGTFAMLAIYVWFFRKKEQPKKKGINMNYIIGGITAIISVITFFKIFNSF
- the trmB gene encoding tRNA (guanosine(46)-N7)-methyltransferase TrmB — translated: MGSKNKLKRFRENETFANVVQPTREEVTEAAFALKGNWKRDFFRNEQPLVLELGCGKGEYSVNLARKYPDKNFLGIDIKGARFWRGAKTALEEKLDNVGFLRTQIELVDYLFAENEVDEIWITFPDPQIKYKRTKHRLTNQEFLEKYKQILRPSGLVHLKTDSEFMHGYTLGLLHGLDETIEYAHHDVYGNPHAPEEVTSIQTFYENQYLEVDKKITYIRFTFRTE
- a CDS encoding glycosyltransferase; this translates as MLKNNYHVLLASDGAALLFLQKEFPNLESITLPGYNITYTKKGKWLKWKLLRKLPHIKKTLQAEKKLIEKLVNEHRIDGIISDNRLGVYSNKIPSVFITHQLNVLSGSTSMVSSKMHQNIIANYQECWVPDVAGPMNLSGKLGHLPHTTLPIKYIGPLSRMKPQTLPIMYDVLCLISGPEPQRSILEEKLINVFTNSKKKVALVQGVIEDQPSKRTHQNITIFNYLETQGLEKLINQSQLVVSRSGYTTLMDLAVLQKPAFFIPTPGQYEQEYLAKRLKEQGSVPSCKQEKFTELKLQKVGVYTGLKKFVSQEEYGHLFGLFERE
- a CDS encoding sensor histidine kinase; amino-acid sequence: MGVFFYLEGILNFWHLFLFAAICYVLSFFIIQYRVQKFIYKRVVKIYEDVQLLDAATFSPKRVTTDMETLRKEVERFAEDKKLEIESLKIRENYRREFLGNISHELKTPLFMVQGYILTLIDGAMKDKSVRKKYLQRANKGVERLIYIIKDLDMITKLEVGDLNLQKEAFDIIELIQNVFDLLEMKAAKRNIALTFDMTYNNDIMVLGDRERLQQVLSNLLVNSIKYGVEGGTTEVSIEEFIHNKVIIRITDNGEGVSNDHLPRLFERFFRVDKSGNRKEGGSGLGLSIVKHIVEAHNEKIYVESQLGIGSEFSFTLEKAK
- a CDS encoding response regulator transcription factor — encoded protein: MKKKDIRILLVDDEPDILEIVGYNLSSEGYQISTAENGIAALEKAKKVKPHLIILDVMMPGMDGIEACEKLRGMPDLKDTIITFFTARGEDYSQVAGFEAGADDYITKPVKPKVLLSKVKALLRRFKESTDVDSKIKLGNLIINREEYKVVLGKEEIILPRKEFELLALLASKPGKVFKREDILDRVWGNEVVVGGRTIDVHIRKLREKLGDEKFKTVKGVGYKFVT